In a genomic window of Thermus albus:
- the mnmD gene encoding tRNA (5-methylaminomethyl-2-thiouridine)(34)-methyltransferase MnmD, with amino-acid sequence MEPILTQDGTPTLFHPGYREAYHPRQGALLQARRLYLEKTLTHLHPAPRVLEVGLGLLVNFRTTLESALERGVYLRYLAVEREPVPRDLLAQVRLPLPRAEEVFAEILKGWPEACFRGPWGELRILFGEVEALELPRDWATAVYLDPFSPGANPGPWSFPVLRKLHRALRRGGRLATYSAQGAFRRNLKAAGFALHRVPALGKREWTLGIALKAPPG; translated from the coding sequence GTGGAGCCCATCCTCACCCAGGACGGCACCCCTACCCTCTTCCATCCGGGGTACAGGGAGGCCTACCATCCCCGTCAGGGGGCCCTGCTCCAGGCCAGGCGGCTTTACCTGGAGAAGACCCTCACCCACCTGCACCCGGCGCCTAGGGTCCTCGAGGTGGGCCTGGGGCTTTTGGTAAACTTTCGCACCACCCTGGAAAGTGCCCTGGAAAGAGGGGTTTACCTCCGCTATCTGGCCGTGGAACGGGAGCCCGTACCCCGGGACCTTTTAGCCCAGGTGCGCCTTCCCCTCCCCCGGGCGGAGGAGGTGTTTGCCGAGATCCTTAAGGGTTGGCCGGAGGCCTGTTTCCGGGGGCCTTGGGGCGAGCTTCGCATTCTCTTTGGGGAGGTGGAGGCACTGGAACTTCCCCGGGATTGGGCCACGGCGGTCTACCTGGATCCTTTCAGCCCTGGGGCAAATCCAGGGCCCTGGTCTTTTCCTGTTCTGAGGAAACTTCACCGGGCTTTGCGGCGTGGTGGGAGGCTGGCCACCTACTCCGCCCAAGGGGCCTTCCGCCGGAACCTTAAGGCGGCGGGGTTTGCCCTTCACCGGGTGCCGGCCTTGGGGAAGCGGGAGTGGACGTTGGGAATCGCCTTAAAAGCTCCTCCCGGGTGA
- a CDS encoding GNAT family N-acetyltransferase, which produces MAEVHVRELRGSEEMEAVVELQREVWGRAESDLVPRGLLIAVQDEGGLVAGAFWEGKMVGFVFGFPTQDPTLQHSHMLGVLEAYRGTGAALLLKRFQRDWCLARGIRKVVWTFDPLRGVNANFNLRKLGATARTYLPDHYGPMTGINAGAPSDRLLAEWELLSERVYTRIYYPPPEPQAEGLPLANRVVEERPLEGFLDLEAPRLLFQIPEDWGRILREDPDLALAWREHSRLVLGHYFAKGYQAVDFLRHPNRYVLAKD; this is translated from the coding sequence ATGGCAGAGGTACATGTCCGCGAGCTGAGAGGATCCGAGGAGATGGAGGCCGTGGTGGAGCTCCAGCGGGAGGTCTGGGGCCGGGCGGAGAGCGACCTGGTGCCCAGGGGCCTCCTCATCGCCGTCCAGGACGAAGGGGGCTTGGTGGCGGGGGCTTTCTGGGAAGGCAAGATGGTGGGCTTCGTCTTCGGCTTTCCCACCCAAGACCCCACCCTCCAGCACTCCCACATGCTGGGTGTCCTGGAGGCCTACCGGGGCACGGGGGCAGCCCTCCTGCTAAAGCGCTTCCAGCGGGACTGGTGCCTGGCCCGGGGGATTAGGAAGGTGGTCTGGACCTTTGACCCCTTGAGGGGGGTGAACGCCAACTTCAACCTGAGGAAGCTCGGGGCCACCGCCAGGACCTACCTCCCCGACCACTACGGCCCCATGACGGGCATCAACGCCGGAGCCCCTTCGGATCGGCTCCTGGCGGAGTGGGAACTCCTTTCAGAAAGGGTCTATACCCGCATCTACTACCCTCCTCCCGAACCCCAAGCGGAGGGCCTACCCTTGGCCAACCGGGTGGTGGAGGAAAGGCCCCTGGAAGGGTTTCTGGACCTCGAGGCCCCCCGCCTCCTTTTCCAGATCCCCGAGGACTGGGGGAGGATTCTTAGGGAAGACCCTGACTTGGCCCTCGCCTGGCGGGAGCATAGCCGCTTGGTCCTCGGCCACTACTTTGCCAAGGGTTACCAGGCCGTGGACTTCCTACGGCATCCCAACCGCTATGTTCTGGCTAAAGACTGA
- the gatC gene encoding Asp-tRNA(Asn)/Glu-tRNA(Gln) amidotransferase subunit GatC — protein sequence MELSPELLRKLEALAKIRLSPEEEALLLTDLKGILEFVDALPRVGEAGEEEAQGRLREDEPLPSLGQEEALQVAPEAEEGFFRVPKVLE from the coding sequence ATGGAGCTATCCCCTGAGCTTCTTCGCAAACTGGAAGCCTTGGCCAAAATCCGGCTTTCCCCTGAGGAGGAGGCCTTGCTGTTGACGGACCTCAAGGGCATCCTGGAGTTCGTGGACGCGCTTCCCCGAGTGGGGGAAGCCGGGGAGGAGGAGGCCCAAGGCCGCCTGAGGGAGGATGAGCCCCTTCCTTCCCTCGGCCAGGAAGAGGCCTTGCAGGTGGCCCCGGAGGCGGAGGAAGGGTTTTTCCGCGTCCCCAAAGTGTTGGAGTAG
- a CDS encoding DUF554 domain-containing protein: MELTLLDKLSGTLANAATVTLGTGLGLLLRGRLPERMARIMVQGVGLTTLFIGFSMAGALGKARGGAMDGVVLGLIALVLGGLLGEWWRLEEALEGIGEKIKQAVRGGGSFTEGFVAASLLFCVGPMTLLGSLQNGLTGDPSLLLLKATLDGLSAIALTSSFGIGVGFSVLVILGYQGGIALLAGTLSQVLPEPAQDPRVLLVTGVGGLMVLGVGINLLGLTKVRVGSFLPALLLAPLVWALAEWLS, encoded by the coding sequence ATGGAGCTCACCCTTCTGGACAAGCTGTCGGGGACCCTGGCCAACGCCGCCACGGTGACCCTGGGCACGGGGTTGGGTCTTTTGTTACGGGGCCGGCTACCCGAGCGCATGGCCCGCATCATGGTCCAGGGGGTGGGGCTCACCACCCTTTTCATCGGGTTCTCCATGGCGGGCGCCCTGGGAAAAGCCAGGGGTGGGGCCATGGACGGGGTTGTCCTGGGGCTCATCGCCCTGGTCCTGGGGGGGCTTTTGGGGGAGTGGTGGCGGTTGGAAGAAGCTTTGGAGGGCATCGGGGAGAAGATCAAGCAGGCGGTACGGGGAGGCGGAAGCTTCACCGAGGGTTTCGTGGCCGCAAGCCTTCTCTTCTGCGTGGGACCCATGACCCTCCTCGGCTCCCTCCAAAATGGCCTTACCGGTGACCCCAGCCTTCTTCTCCTAAAGGCCACCTTGGACGGGCTTTCCGCCATCGCCCTCACCAGCTCCTTCGGCATCGGCGTGGGGTTTAGTGTCCTGGTGATCCTGGGCTACCAGGGAGGGATCGCCCTGCTGGCGGGTACCCTAAGCCAGGTCCTCCCCGAGCCTGCCCAAGACCCCCGGGTCCTCCTGGTGACGGGGGTGGGGGGGCTTATGGTCCTAGGGGTGGGGATCAACCTCCTGGGCCTCACCAAGGTGCGGGTGGGCTCCTTCCTCCCGGCCCTTCTCCTGGCCCCTTTGGTCTGGGCCTTAGCCGAGTGGCTTTCGTAG
- a CDS encoding amidohydrolase family protein: MFWLKTELWTADVVYTGFGTPMLKGAIAVQGGMVVGQGSLEELKARFPQAEVVHKGKALFPPPVNAHTHLDLSLHPLYQGPFSGFIPHVVAHREKRGLEAAQRGLEELLRLGVGAFADIVFRDEVMDFLLQESPLPGVAFYEVFAPDPQDAEEVFQRVRAKVEAWRKREGRVRIGLSPHAPYSVSAPLLQKLYRYARAHDLPLMIHAGESQEEVAFLRTGEGPLAGVYRRFSRTPWKAPGLTPVRYLQTLGVLGPHTVLVHGVHVDEEEVRMVADSGSKVVLCPRSNRNLEVGEAPLGLYARHGVELALGTDSRASSPDLDVKKEALFLWGKAEPRLIIRALTRGGYRALGLPTPRLARGTPLSLVHSL, translated from the coding sequence ATGTTCTGGCTAAAGACTGAGCTTTGGACCGCGGACGTGGTCTACACCGGCTTTGGCACCCCCATGCTCAAGGGGGCCATCGCGGTACAAGGGGGCATGGTGGTGGGCCAGGGAAGCCTGGAGGAGCTAAAGGCCCGCTTTCCCCAAGCGGAGGTGGTCCACAAGGGAAAGGCCCTCTTCCCACCCCCCGTGAACGCCCACACCCACCTGGATCTCTCCTTGCATCCCCTTTATCAAGGGCCCTTCTCCGGCTTCATTCCCCATGTGGTGGCCCACCGGGAAAAGCGGGGACTAGAAGCGGCGCAAAGGGGCTTGGAGGAACTTTTACGCCTTGGGGTGGGGGCTTTTGCCGACATCGTCTTCCGGGATGAGGTGATGGACTTCCTCCTGCAAGAAAGCCCCCTGCCCGGGGTGGCCTTCTATGAGGTCTTCGCCCCGGATCCCCAGGATGCGGAGGAGGTATTCCAGAGGGTGAGGGCCAAGGTGGAAGCCTGGCGCAAAAGGGAAGGGCGGGTCAGGATAGGCCTTTCCCCCCATGCCCCTTACTCGGTGAGCGCCCCCCTGTTGCAGAAGCTTTACCGGTACGCCCGCGCCCACGACCTTCCCCTCATGATCCATGCGGGGGAAAGCCAGGAAGAGGTAGCCTTCCTGAGGACGGGGGAAGGCCCCCTGGCCGGGGTGTACCGACGCTTTAGCCGAACCCCCTGGAAGGCCCCGGGCCTCACCCCCGTGCGCTATCTCCAGACCCTTGGTGTCCTGGGGCCCCATACCGTTTTGGTGCACGGGGTACACGTGGATGAGGAAGAGGTGCGGATGGTGGCGGATTCGGGCAGCAAGGTGGTCCTATGCCCCCGGTCCAACCGGAACCTCGAGGTGGGAGAAGCCCCCTTGGGGCTTTACGCCCGCCACGGGGTGGAGCTGGCCCTGGGCACGGACTCCCGGGCCAGCAGCCCTGACCTGGACGTGAAAAAAGAGGCGCTATTCCTCTGGGGGAAGGCGGAACCCCGGCTCATAATCCGAGCCCTAACCCGGGGAGGCTACCGGGCCCTAGGCCTTCCCACCCCCCGCCTGGCCCGAGGAACCCCTCTGAGTCTGGTACACTCCCTCTGA
- the menC gene encoding o-succinylbenzoate synthase encodes MRIEAAELRVLELPLKFRFETSFGVQTQRTILLLRLFGEGLEGLGEGVMERLPLYREETVASARYLLEEVFLPQVLGKEFPNPEALNGALAPFRGNPMAKAVLEMAFFDLFAKGLGKPLWQVLGGVRQVVEVGVSLGIQPTVADTLKLVEKHLSQGYRRIKLKVKPGWDYEVLKAVRQAFPEATLTADANSAYTLADLHRLRRLDELGLDYLEQPLGYDDLLDHARLQRELTTPICLDESLTSPEKARKALELGAGRVFNIKPARLGGHGNSLKVHALAVSAGIPLWMGGMLEAGVGRAHNLHLSTLPGFTKPGDVSSASRYFEEDIVEEALEAEEGLMPVPEGPGIGVHLKLPLVERITLWQRYMSAS; translated from the coding sequence ATGCGAATAGAGGCGGCGGAGCTGCGGGTTTTGGAGCTACCCCTGAAGTTCCGGTTTGAAACCAGCTTCGGGGTCCAGACCCAAAGGACCATCCTCCTCTTGCGGCTTTTCGGGGAGGGCCTCGAGGGCCTGGGAGAGGGGGTGATGGAGAGGCTTCCCCTCTACCGGGAGGAGACCGTGGCCAGCGCCCGCTACCTCCTGGAGGAGGTCTTCCTCCCCCAGGTTCTAGGAAAGGAGTTCCCTAATCCTGAGGCCTTAAACGGGGCTCTCGCTCCTTTTCGGGGGAACCCCATGGCCAAGGCGGTCCTGGAGATGGCCTTCTTTGACCTCTTTGCTAAGGGTCTGGGCAAACCCCTTTGGCAGGTTTTGGGCGGGGTGCGCCAGGTGGTGGAGGTGGGGGTTTCCCTGGGCATCCAGCCCACGGTGGCCGATACCCTCAAACTGGTGGAAAAGCACCTTTCCCAAGGGTATCGGCGCATCAAGCTCAAGGTGAAACCGGGCTGGGACTACGAGGTGCTGAAGGCGGTGCGCCAGGCCTTTCCCGAGGCCACCCTTACCGCCGACGCCAATAGCGCCTATACCCTCGCGGACCTCCACCGGCTTCGGCGATTGGACGAGCTTGGGCTGGACTACCTGGAGCAACCCCTGGGCTACGACGACCTCCTGGACCACGCCCGGCTCCAGCGGGAGCTTACCACCCCCATCTGCCTGGACGAAAGCCTCACCTCCCCGGAGAAGGCCAGGAAGGCCTTGGAGCTCGGCGCCGGGCGGGTTTTCAACATCAAGCCCGCCCGGCTTGGGGGCCATGGGAATAGCCTGAAGGTCCACGCCCTGGCGGTAAGCGCCGGGATCCCCCTCTGGATGGGGGGGATGCTGGAGGCGGGGGTAGGCCGGGCCCACAACCTGCACCTTTCCACCCTTCCCGGCTTCACCAAGCCCGGGGACGTGAGCTCGGCTAGCCGCTACTTTGAGGAGGACATCGTGGAGGAGGCCCTCGAGGCGGAGGAGGGCCTCATGCCCGTGCCCGAGGGTCCAGGTATCGGCGTGCACTTGAAGCTTCCCCTGGTGGAGCGGATCACCCTATGGCAGAGGTACATGTCCGCGAGCTGA
- the serS gene encoding serine--tRNA ligase gives MVDLRHLRRNPEVYREAIRLKGVALDLDALLALDAEVQGLKARLQDLQTERNRIAKEVPKAAPEARPALIAQGKALAEEAKGVEEALREKEARLWELLLQVPLPPWPGAPVGPDDSANVEILRVGNPPDFSFPPLDHVSLLEKNGWWEPRISQVSGSRTYALRGDLALYELALIRFAMDFMVRKGYTPLTLPSYAREKAFIGTGHFPAARDQVWPIAGTDLYLTGTAEVVLNALHSGEILRLEELPKRYAGYAPAFRSEAGSFGKDVRGLMRVHQFHKVEQYVLTEATLEASDQAFQELLQNAEEILGLLELPYRLLEVSTGDMGPGKWRQVDLEVWVPSEGRYRETHSCSALLDWQARRADLRYRDGEGKVRYAYTLNNTALATPRILVMLLENHQLEDGRVRVPKALVPYLGKEVLEPCE, from the coding sequence ATGGTGGACCTAAGGCATCTGCGCCGCAACCCTGAGGTCTATCGGGAAGCCATCCGCCTCAAAGGGGTAGCCCTGGACCTGGATGCGCTTTTGGCCTTAGACGCTGAGGTCCAGGGCCTAAAGGCCCGGCTCCAGGACCTCCAGACCGAGCGCAACCGCATCGCCAAGGAGGTGCCCAAAGCCGCCCCTGAGGCCAGACCCGCCCTCATCGCCCAGGGCAAGGCCCTGGCGGAAGAGGCCAAGGGGGTGGAGGAGGCCTTGCGGGAAAAGGAGGCAAGGCTTTGGGAGCTTCTCCTGCAAGTACCCCTACCCCCTTGGCCGGGGGCCCCCGTGGGGCCTGACGACTCCGCCAACGTGGAGATCCTGCGGGTGGGGAACCCTCCGGACTTCTCCTTCCCTCCCCTGGACCACGTGAGCCTGCTGGAGAAAAACGGTTGGTGGGAACCTCGGATCAGCCAGGTTTCGGGAAGCCGGACCTACGCCTTGAGGGGGGACCTAGCCCTGTATGAGCTGGCCCTGATCCGCTTTGCCATGGACTTTATGGTGCGAAAGGGCTATACCCCCTTGACCCTACCCTCCTACGCCAGGGAAAAGGCCTTTATCGGCACCGGCCACTTCCCGGCCGCCCGGGACCAGGTCTGGCCCATTGCCGGCACGGACCTTTACCTTACGGGTACCGCGGAGGTGGTTCTAAACGCCCTCCACAGCGGGGAGATCCTGAGGCTCGAGGAGCTTCCCAAGCGCTACGCCGGCTACGCCCCCGCCTTCCGCTCGGAGGCGGGAAGCTTTGGCAAAGACGTGCGGGGCCTCATGCGGGTGCACCAGTTCCACAAGGTGGAACAGTACGTGCTGACCGAGGCGACCCTCGAGGCCTCAGATCAAGCCTTCCAGGAACTCTTACAAAACGCCGAGGAGATCCTGGGGCTTCTAGAACTTCCCTACCGCCTCCTGGAGGTTTCCACTGGGGACATGGGCCCAGGGAAGTGGCGGCAGGTGGATTTGGAGGTCTGGGTGCCTTCCGAGGGCCGCTACCGGGAAACCCACTCCTGCTCAGCCCTCTTGGACTGGCAGGCCCGGCGGGCGGACCTCCGCTACCGGGATGGGGAGGGCAAGGTGCGTTACGCCTACACCCTCAACAACACCGCCCTGGCCACCCCGCGGATTCTGGTGATGCTTTTGGAAAACCACCAGCTTGAAGACGGCCGGGTGCGGGTGCCCAAGGCCCTGGTCCCCTACCTGGGCAAGGAGGTGCTGGAGCCATGCGAATAG